ATCAGGCAGAGCCCCGCGCCCCTGAAGAACGCCACCGTAGGGTTCTAGGTGACGGAGGGAGATGCGGTGGGTTCCAGCGCTGTGCGTGTACAGGGGCTCTGGAAGCGGTTCGGGCAGCAGGTCGCTGTCGCCGGGATCGATCTGGAGTTGCCCGCGGGCAAGTTCATCGGGCTTGTCGGGCCGAACGGGGCCGGGAAGACCACCACGTTGTCGATGGTGACCGGGCTGCTCAGGCCCGATCAGGGGACCGTCGAGGTGGTGGGGCACGACGTGTGGCGGGACCCCGTCGAGGTGAAGGCGCGGATCGGGGTGCTGCCGGAGGGACTGCGGCTGTTCGAGCGGCTGTCGGGGCGTGAACTGCTGGCGTACAACGGGCGGTTGCGCGGGCTGCCCGGTGCCGAGGTCGACAAGCGGGCCACGCAGCTCCTCGATGTCCTCGATCTGGCGGGCGCCCAGCACAAGCTCGTCGTCGACTACTCGACCGGCATGCGCAAGAAGATCGGGCTCGCCACGGCGCTCCTCCACAATCCCGAAGTGCTGTTCCTGGACGAGCCGTTCGAGGGCGTCGATCCCGTCTCCGCCCAGACCATCCGGGGCGTCCTGGAGCGGTACACCGCCTCGGGCGCCACGGTCGTGTTCTCTTCCCACGTCATGGAGCTCGTCGAGTCGCTGTGCGACTGGGTGGCCGTCATGGCCGCCGGGCGGATCCGCGCGCACGGGACGCTGGCGGAGGTGCGCGGTGACGCGCCCTCGCTGCAGCGGGCGTTCCTGGAACTCGTCGGGGCGCAGAGCCGGGACGCCGGGTCCCATCTCGACTGGCTGGGCGGCGGGTCCCGGTGAGCGATTCCACGATCACCCCGGTCTTCGTCCGGCTGAAGCTGTCGCTGCTGCGCAACGGGCTGCGGCAGTCCGGCGGGCGGAAGGCCGCCTACATCGCGTCGGCCGTCTTCGCCCTGCTGTTCGCCGCGCTGCAACTGATCGGCCTGATCGCGCTGCGCGGGCACGCGCACGTCGAGTCGCTGGTCGTGCTGGTGGCGGCGGTGCTGGGGCTCGGCTGGGCGGTGATGCCGCTGTTCTTCCCCAGCGGTGACGAGACGCTGGATCCGACCCGGCTGGTGATGCTGCCGCTGCGGCCCCGGCCGCTGGTGCGGGCCCTGCTCACGGCGTCGCTGGTCGGCATCGGGCCGCTGTTCACGCTGTGCCTGCTGATCGGCTCCGTGGTCGCGGTGGCCCGGGGCGGGGCGGCGTTCGCGGTGGGCGTCGTCGCGGTCGCCTTGGCGCTGCTGGTGTGCGTGGCCCTCGCGCGGGCCGTCGCCGCCGCCAACGTACGGCTGCTGGCCAGCCGCAAGGGGCGGGACCTCGCGGTGTTGAGCGGACTGGTCATCGCGATCGGGGCGCAGGTCGTCAACTTCGGCGCGCAGCGGCTCGGGGCGTCCGGGCTGGGCGAGCTCGACCCGGCGGCGGACGTGCTCCAGTGGGTGCCGCCCGCGTCGGCGATCGCGGCCGTACACGCGGTGGGCGAGGGGTCGTACGGTCTCGCCGCCGTGCAACTGGCGCTGACCGCGGGCGCGCTGGCGACGCTGCTCGCGGTGTGGTCGCGGCATCTGACCCGGCTCATGACCTCGCCCGACGGATCGACGCTGCCGGCCGCCGAGTCGGCCGCCCGCGAGCGGACGTCGACCGGGCTCGGGCGGCTGCTGCCCGCGGGCCGCACGGGGACGGTCATGGAGCGCAGCCTGCGGTACGTGTGGCGCGACCCCAAGACCAAGGCGGCCTGGGTGACGTCGCTGGCCATCGGCCTGATCGTGCCGGTGTTCAACGCCTGGCAGGGCACCGGGTCCGTGTACTTCGCCTGCTTCGCCGCCGGGATGCTCGGCATCCAGATGTACAACCAGTTCGGGCAGGACACCTCGGCGTTCTGGATGGTCGCGATGACGATCTCGTCGACCCGCGACGCCTACGTCGAGCTGCGCGCCCGCGCGCTGGCGCTGCTGCTGATCACCCTGCCGTACGCCACGCTCGTCACCGTCGTGACGACCGCCATGCTCGGCGACTGGCGGCGGCTGCCGGAGGCGCTGGGGCTGTCCTTCGCGCTGCTCGGCGCGATGCTCGCGACCGGGGCGTGGACGTCCGCCCGCTTCCCCTACTCCATCCCGCAGGAGGGCTACAAGAACGTCGCCCCCGGGCAGACCGGGCTCGCCTGGATCTCCATCTTCGGCGGGATGATCGCCGCCGCCGTGCTGTGCGCGCCCGTCATCGCGCTCACGATCTGGCTGAACGTGAGCGCCGACGGCGACGACTGGACGTGGCTGCTGCTGCCGGTGGGCACGGCGTACGCGGCGGCACTCACCGCGGTGGGACTGCGGCTCGCCGCCCCGCAGACGGCCCGGCGGCTTCCGGAGATCCTCACTGCGGTCAGCAAGGGGTGAACCGCGGGGCGTCAGTCGGTACCGAGGGCGTCCAGGAACGGTTCGATCGCCGCCCGCCAGGCCTCCGGCTGGTCGTAGTGGACCAGGTGACCGGCGTCGGCGACCTCCGCGTACTGGCCGCGGGGCAGGACGCGGACCATCTCCTGGGCCTCGGCCCGGCCCAGCTCGCCATCGAGGCCGCGCACCACCAGAGCCGGGCACCGGACCTGGGCCAGCTCCTCCCAGTGCGCGTCGTACACCCAGGTCTCGCGGGAGCGGAGCATCTGCTCCGGGTCGAAGACCGGTCGCCAGCCGTCCGGGGACTCGGCCATCACCTCGGCGTAGAACTCGCCGCGGGCCGGGTTGGGGCGCTCCACCCAGGGGTCGTCCTCGCCGAACCACTTGCGGACGTCGGCGAGCGTGGCGAACGGCAGCGGCCAGGACGCGAACCACTGGGCCCACTCGTGCTGCGAGGCGGCGCCGAGCGCGGAGGCCCGCATGTCACAGATGATCAGGCCACGGACCAGATCGGGGCGTTTGGCGGCGAGCTGCCAGGCGGTCAGCGCGCCCATGGCGTGGCCGATGAGGACGACCGGGGCGAGGCCGAGCTGGTCCAGAGCGGCCTCGGCGTCGTCGACGTAGGCGTCACGGGTGAAGGAGCCCTGCGGGGGCTTGTCGCTGCGTCCGTGGCCGCGCTGGTCGAGGGCGACCGCTCGGTACCGGCCGGAGAGCCAGCGGGCGGTGGACGCCCAGTGCGAGGCGCGGCCCATGAGGCCGTGGAGTAACAGCACGCCCGGGGAGCCGTCCGGCACGTCCCGCGCGGGATCGGATCCGGCCGGATCGGTCTTGGGCGGGTCGCCGAACTCCCAGGCCGCGAGGCGTACGCCGCCCGTCCCGGTCACGTCGATGCGTCGCGCCATGTCCTGGCACCCCCCAAGCTTCGCGCGGACCGCGGCCGTCTCGGACGGGTCGGTCCTGTGAACCGTGTTCTGCCTGCTGTGCCTTGCCGTTCCTGGTCGTTCCTGTTGGTGTGCACATCCCTGTAGCGCACGTTCCGGTTCGTTCGTCACCCGCAGGTTATCGAATGAGCATTCGAGAATGCCGTTCTCGCGGGCAACACCCCTCGTTCGAGTGACCCCCCTCAAGGATTGATCGCCTCGGTCGAGGGGAGATCTTCAACAGGGGGCGGACCGCTCGGGGAAACCGGTCCGAGGGAAATGACCCTGAGAGCTCGGGGCTCCGGGTCAGCACAGGGGAGGACAGGCCCCGGCGCCGCAAGGCGCCGGGGCCCTCTGCGTCTCCACGGCACATCCCTCCGCCCCCCTCCCCGGCCGGGCGACATCGCTGTCGAGCCGCGGCCAAGAGCCCTCAGGTCATATGCCTCACGCGACAGCGTCGCACGGGAAGCGGGCGAGCGCTGCCATTCGACGGACTGGATCCTGGATTCGACGGGATCACGCCAACGCCACAACCGCCCCACGCACAACGAGAGTTGGCGGCCATCCCGGGACAGGGCCCCCGGCCGGGCTCAGGGCTTGGCGACGAACACGTGGGAGGCCACGTCCGACTCCAGCTCGGCCGCCTCGCCACCGCTGCCGACCAGCACACCGCCCGCCGACTCCGTCACGCTCACCACCGAGCCGGGCTGCACGCCCGCCCGCCGCAGCGTGTACATCAGCTGCGCGTCCGTCTGGATCGGCTCGCCGATACGGCGTACCACGACCGTCTTGCCCTCCGTGCCCGGGTCGAGGCTGGCCAGCGACACCATGCCCTCGTCCAGGAACGGGTCGGCGCCGTCCTTCTCGCCGAGCTCCTCCAGACCCGGGATGGGGTTGCCGTACGGCGACTCCGTCGGGTGCCGCAGCAGCTCCAGGACGCGGCGCTCCACGGCCTCGCTCATCACATGCTCCCAGCGGCACGCCTCTGCGTGGACCTGCTCCCACTCCAGACCGATCACGTCGACGAGCAGACACTCGGCGAGCCGGTGCTTGCGCATCACGCGCGTGGCGAGACGGCGGCCCTCGTCGGTGAGCTCCAGGTGCCGGTCGCTGGCGACGGACACCAGGCCGTCGCGCTCCATCCGCGCCACGGTCTGGCTGACCGTCGGCCCGCTCTGGTCCAGCCGCTCGGCGATACGGGCGCGCATGGGGACCACACCCTCTTCCTCCAGCTCGAGGATGGTGCGGAGATACATCTCCGTGGTGTCGATCAGTCCGGACATACGTGCCCCTCGAATGAGATCTGCCGGAGGCTGGACGGCTCACCGGCGCGTGCGCTGGCCCTGCACCCAATTCTGCCGGATACCACCGACAACCGTGCCGCAGGAGGGAAAGCGGGGATTACCCGGACCCGCGGAGGGGTACGACGGAGCTTTTCACAGCCGTGCGGCACGCTCTCCACGGCCCCGCCGAGCTTTTCACGGCCGTATTGACACCGCACTGGTCCAGACCGCATGATGCGCGACACTCGCGCCCGAGGCCAGCCTGAAGGGACCCCGTATGAGCGACCGCGCGCCGGCCGGCCAGTTCCTCGACGCCGCGATCGGCCTGCTGCGGCGGGTCCGCGACGAGGAGGCCGACAGCATCACGGCGGCCGGGACGCTCCTCGCCGACACCGTCCTAAACGGTGGCCGCCTCTTCGCCTTCGGCGCCGGGCACTCCTCCCTCGCCGCGCAGGACCTCGTCTACCGCGCCGGCGGTCTCGCCCTGATGAACCTGCTCGCCGTGCCGGGGGTCGTCGGCGTCGACGTCATGCCCGCGCCGCTCGGCTCCGCCCTGGAACGCGTCGACGGCCTCGCGAGCGCCGTCCTGGACAGCTCCCCGCTGCACGAGGGCGACGCCCTGCTGATCATCTCCCTCTCGGGGCGCAACGCCCTCCCCGTGGAGATGGCCATGAACGCGCGCGCCCTGGGCGTCAAGGTCATCGGCGTGACGTCGGTGGCGTACGCCTCGGAGACGAAGTCCCGGCACTCCTCGGGGACGTACCTCAAGGACCACTGCGATCTCGTCCTCGACTCGAAGATCGCGGTCGGCGACGCGGAACTCACCCTGGACAACGTGCCCGCCCCCTTCGCCCCCGCCTCCACGGTCGTCACCTCGGCCCTCCTCCAGGCCGTCATGGCGACGACAGCCGCCACACTCGCCGACCGCGGCGTCGAGCCCCCGCTGCTGCGCTCCGGGAACGTCGACGGGGGCCACGACTGGAACGGGCGGGTGATGGAGCGGTACCGGGACCGGATCTTCTACCGGCACTGACACCTTCCGCCGGCGACACGGCCCGGGTCACCCCTGTCGCTCACTCCTCGTCCGACAGCCCCGCGAGATCCAGCGCCGCGGCGATCCTTACCGCCACGTCCTCCGCGTACATCGCGTCGGAGCGCTCGAAGGCACCGCGCCCCGCGCCCCTCAGGAACGTCACGACACCCAGCGTCCGCCCCCGGCTGCGCAGCACCGCGCACAGGGCGTGCACGGCGTCCGGCGGCCACTGGCGGGCCAGGGCCCACTCCCGGGCCTGCTCGGGCGAGACGGCGCCCGAGCTCGCCCGCAGCGCGCCGACCCGCTCCACGCACTGCAGGGCCGGATGCCCCTCGGCGTACCGCACGGGCAGTCCCGCGCGGCCGGCGAGCTTGCTCGGTCCCGGCGCGCCGGAGGGCGTCGCCGCGACCCGCACCAGCCGTACCGGCCCGGCCTCCGTGTCGGTGAGCGCGCCGCCGGCCACCCGGTCGATCAGCGCGTGGTCGGCGAAACCGGCCAGGGCGAAGTCCAGGTGAATCGTCGCCGCCTCCGCCGGGTCCTCGCACTCGGCGGCGGCCCGCGAGGCCCGGTACAGCTGCTGCGTACGGAACCGCAGCAACGACGCCTCCTGCTCGGCCTGCTTGGCCTCCGTCACGTCCTGGAACAGCCAGCCCACCCCCAGCGGAACCGGCTCCTCCGCCAGCGGAGAGGCCAGCCGCAGGAAACCGCTGCGCCAGCACCGCCGCCGCTCCCCCTCGGGCGTGCGCACCGTCACCCACACCTCGGCGGGCGCGGGCGGCGCACCCTCAGCCAGCACATGCTGGAGCGCGCTCTCCAGCTCCTCCACGCCCTGCGCGATCAGCTCCCCGAGCGGCCGCCCGAGCACGGACGTACGCCCCGCGCCCAGCGCCCGGGCCGCGTGCGCGTTCACCACGGCCGGCCGCAGGTCGACGTCCACGAGCACGACACCCCAGCTGGCGTCCTCGAACAGCGCCTCGCTCAACGCGATCGACCGCTCCAGATCGATCTGCACGTGCACCTCGCTGAAGGCGCAGTACACACCCGCGGGCTTGCCGTCCGGACCCCGTACGGCCGCCGACTGCGTCCGCACGAGCACCCGCCCGCCGTCCTTCGTCAGCAGCGCGAACTCGTGCACCTGGCGGCCCGGCGCGTGCATGGCGGACAGCAGCCGCCCCTCGACCTCCTCGGCGTCCGCGCTGCGCACGGCCCACCCGGCGAGGCCCCGCCGCCCCACGGCCTCGTCCGCGCTCCACCCCAGGATCCGCTCGGCCTCGCGGTTCCAGTGCGTCACCACCCCGTCGGCGTCGAAGGCGCACAGCGCCGCGTCCATGCCGTCCAGCAGCGCGGCAAGCAGATCCGAACCATCCGAGTTGTCCCGCTCGGGCTCGTCCGGCCCCAGCTCGTCGGTGGTCCCACTACGCCGGGAAGCACTCACCTGGACCCCCTGCAGGCTGCGTCCGCACGTACGGCACGTCGGTTCGCTCCTTGCAATCATTCAACTGGAACGTGACCCAGCGCACACCGAGTTCCCGCAACATTGATGGAAGGAATCGTTGTACGGCGGCGACCCCCACGTCAACGCCCGGAGGACGGCACGGGCGGGCCTTCCGCGGACTCAGTCGATCAACGACACGGGCCCAGTACCACTCCCGCGCCGCGCGTACACCTCGATCTCGATCTTCATCCGGGGATCCGCAAGGCCGCACACCAACATCGTCGCGGCCGGCCGCACCTCACCCCGGCCTCACCACACCCACGGGTCGGATCAACGTCTCCCACCGGAATCTGCGGCTGCTTCAACGGGGTGACGGATACGAGTGGGCCATCCGGTCCGAGGCGCCACAGTCAACCTCTCGGAAAATGGGTTGATCGGTGGCCGAGCGGTTCTTAGTGTGTGGCTCACACCGAAGGGAGGTGATCCGGCAGATGTATGAAACCCGGACGCGTGAGGTGGCTGCGGGCTAGCGGCCCGACACCACACACAGTGCGGTGCCGGACCGGCACGTGAGCGAAACGTGCAGCCGGCCCAATCTCCAGCAGTCACCCGACCCGCGAGTCGCCGGTACGTCCGGCCGGCTCCTCCTCTGGAGGACCAGGCTCGCGGGTCGTCTGCGTTTTCCGGGGGGCGATGGTGGTGAGTGAGTGGCGCGACGATCGGATCGGCAGCGCTCTGCGGGGTGAGAATCCGGCCGTGATGCGGAGGCTGGACGCCGGGTTCGCGGTGATCGGCGATGTGCAGTTCCTGCCCGGCTACTCCTTGTTGCTGACCGATGATCCCGCGGTGGAGAGGCTGTCGGAGCTGCCGCGGAGCAGGCGGCTGGCGTTTCTGGGGGACATGGAGCGGCTGGGCGAAGCCGTCGAGCGGACCTGTCGGCGGGTGGAGTCGGGGTTTCGGCGGGTCAATCTGGAGATTCTCGGGAACGCCGACGTGTTCCTGCACGCGCATGTGTGGCCGCGGTACGACTGGGAGCCCGAGGATCTCGTGCGGTTGCCCGTGTGGCTCTATCCGCGGGAGATGTGGAGCGAGGAGCGGTATGCGCTCGGGGCGCGGCATCAGCCGTTGCGGGAGGCGATCGGTGAGGAGCTGGACCGGCTCACGGGGTGAGACGTGCGGACGGCCTCACCCGGAGCCGGGTGAGGCCGTGTGGGAGACCGGTCAGTGGGCGATGTCCTCGTAGCCCTCGATGTCGCGGGGGTTGCGGGAGCCGGGGCCGGTGTAGCGGGCCGAGGGGCGGACCAGGCGGCCCGTGCGCTTCTGTTCGAGGATGTGGGCGGACCACCCGGCCGTGCGGGCGCAGGTGAACATGGACGTGAACATGTGGGCCGGGACCTCGGCGAAGTCCAGGACGATGGCTGCCCAGAACTCGACGTTGGTGGCCAGGACCCGGTCGGGACGGCGGGCGTGGAGTTCCGCCAGGGCCGCCTTCTCCAGGGCCTCGGCGACCTCGAAGCGGGGGGCGCCCAGTTCGCGGGCCGTGCGGCGCAGGACCCTCGCCCTCGGGTCCTCGGCGCGGTAGACGCGGTGGCCGAAGCCCATGAGGCGTTCGCCCTTGTCGAGGGTCTGCTTGACGTAGGCCTCGGCGTCGCCCGTCCGCTCGATCTCCTCGATCATGTGCAGGACGCGGGAGGGGGCGCCGCCGTGGAGCGGGCCCGACATCGCGCCGACCGCTCCCGACAGGGCCGCCGCCACGTCCGCGCCCGTCGAGGCGATCACGCGCGCCGTGAACGTGGACGCGTTCATGCCGTGCTCCGCGGCGCTCGTCCAGTACGCGTCCACCGCCGCCACGTGCTTGGGGTCCGGCTCGCCGCGCCAGCGGATCATGAAGCGCTCGACGACGGAGTGGGCCTTGTCGATCTCGCGCTGCGGGACCATCGGCAGGCCCTGGCCGCGGGCCGACTGGGCGACGTAGGACAGGGCCATGACGGCCGCCCGGGCGAGGTCCTCGCGGGCCTCCTCGGCGTCGATGTCCAGGAGGGGTTTCAGGCCCCAGACGGGCGCGAGCATGGCCAGGGCCGACTGGACGTCGACGCGGATGTCGCCGGAGTGGACGGGGATGGGGAACGGCTCGGCGGGTGGCAGGCCCGGGTTGAAGGCGCCGTCGACGAGCAGGCCCCAGACGTTGCCGAAGGAGACGTGTCCGACGAGGTCCTCGATGTCGACGCCCCGGTACCGGAGTGCGCCGCCCTCCTTGTCCGGCTCGGCGATCTCCGTCTCGAACGCGACGACTCCCTCGAGCCCGGGTACGAAGTCGGACATCAGGCGGCTCCTCGTGATGTAAGCGACAGATGGTGTGATGGGGGTGGGGCGACGAACCATGTGTCAGTCAGCTTGCGAAGCGGGCGGCCGTCCGGTGGATCCACGGTCGTGTGCGGCGACTCGCGGTCCTGGCCGGTCCCCCCTGTGATGCCCCGTGCGGCTGGCGGTCACCCAACCGGAACGGCACGGAAACGATATCCCCGAGTGCCACCGTTGGGGAGGGTTCACGGCACTCAGTGCCAGTGAGTGACGAAGGACACCGTCCATACGGCAAGATGACCGGGTGACCGACCGCGACGCCGCCCCCTTCGACCTGGCCTCGATGCGCAAGCAGTACCGGGCCGAGGGCCTCTCCGAGACCGAGCTGGCCGCCACCCCCGTCGAGCAGTTCGCGCGCTGGTTCAAACAGGCCGCGACGGACGGCGGGCTGTTCGAGCCGAACGCCGTGATCGTCTCGACGGCCGACGCCGAGGGCCGGCCCAGCTCCCGCACGGTACTGCTGAAGCACTTCGACGAGCAGGGCTTCGTCTTCTACACGAACTACGACTCCCGCAAGGCGCGTGACCTGGCGGAGAACCCGTACATCTCGCTGCTGTTCCCCTGGCATCCGATGGCCCGGCAGGTCATCGTGACCGGGATCGCGCGGCGTACCGGGCGGGACGAGACGGCGGCGTACTTCCGCACCCGGCCGCACGGCTCGCAGCTCGGCGCGTGGGCCAGCGCGCAGTCCTCGGTGATCGCCACGCGCGCCGACATCGACGGGGCGTACGCCGAGCTGGCCGCCCGCTACCCCGAGGGCGAGCAGGTGCCCGTGCCGCCGAACTGGGGCGGTTTCCGGGTGGCCCCGCAGACGGTGGAGTTCTGGCAGGGCCGCGAGAACCGGCTGCACGACCGGTTGCGGTACGTGGAGCGGGCCGACGGGAGCTGGCGCGTGGAGCGGCTCAGTCCCTGACGCCGCCCAGCGCCTGCTCCAGCAGCCCCGCCCACTGCTCGACCACCCGCTCCCGGCGTGCCGAGTCGTCCGTGAGGAGGTTGGCCAGGCCCAGGCCCCGGGCCATGTCGAGGAGGCCCTGGACGGTTTCGCGGACGCCGGGGACGGATTCGTCGGCGGCCAGGAGGTCGACGGCGATGCGGTGGGTCTCGCGGCCCACGCGGGCTTCGAGTTCGGTGACGCGGGGGCGGAGCTGGTCCTCGTCGGAGGCGGCCACCCAGAGGTGGAGGGCCGCGCGGAACAGCGGTCCGGTGTAGAGGTCGACCAGGGCCGCGACGACCGCGTGGCGGTCTCCGGCCGCGCCCTCCGGGAAGAGGGCGCGCAGGGCCGTGGAGCGTTCCTCGGCGACGTACTCGACGGCCGCGGTGAAGAGGTCCTCGCGGGTCGGGAAGTGGTGCTGGGCGGCGCCGCGGGAGACGCCGGCGCGTTCGGCGACGACGGAGACGGTGGAGCCGGCCCAGCCGTGTTCGGCGAGGCAGGCCACGGCGGCTTCCAGGAGCCGCTGCCGGGTGGCCCGGCTGCGGTCCTGCTTGGGGACTCTCTCCGCACGGTCGACCGTGCTCACACCGCCCATGTCCTCACACCACCCATGCCGGATCCCGTCGTTCGAGGAAGGCCGTCATCCCCTCGCGGGCCTGCGGGGAGGAGAACAGCCGGGCCGAGAGCGCGGTCAGGCCGTCCGCGTCCCGGTCGAAGGTTTCCAGCACCCTAGCCGTGAGCAGCCGTTTCGTCTCGGTCAGGGCGTCGGGGGCGGATCTGCGCAGGCCGTCGAGGATGGGGGCCAGTGCGGTGTCGACGTCGTCGGCGTGGGTGGTGAGCAGGCCGGTGCGGGCCGCCTCCGCCGCGTCGAAGCGCTCGCCGGTGAGGTAGTAGCGGGCCAGCGCGCGCGGGTCGGTGCGCGGGAGGAGCGGCAGGGAGATGACGGCGGGGGCGACGCCGACGCGGACCTCCGTGAAGGCGAAGGTGGCCTCCGCCGAGGCGGCCGCGATGTCGCAGGCGGCCAGCAGGCCGAGGCCGCCCGCGCGGACGTGGCCGGTGACCCGGGCGACGACCGGCTTGGGCAGTTCGACGATCTGCCGCAGCAGGCCGACCAGGGCTTCCGGGGGCGGGGGGTCGCGCAGGTCGGCGCCCGCGCTGAAGGTGTTGCCGGTGTGGGTGAGGACGACCGCCCGGACGCCGGTGTCCTGGCCTGCCTCCGTGAGCGCCTCGGCCAGTTCGCCGACGAGGGCCGCCGACAGGGCGTTGCGGTTGTGGGGCGAGTCGAGGGTGAGGATTTCGACGGCACGCGCGCGTGCCCGGCCGACCAGAGTCATGCGCGCTCCCTGAGCTGTCGGCGGAGGACCTTGCCGGAGGCCGCCCGGGGGACACCGTCGATGAAGGTGACGTGCCGGATCCGCTTGCAGGGGGCGCCGCGTTCGGCGACGTACATCATGATCTCGGCCTCGGAGAGCTCGGTGCGGGACGGCTGGCGGACGACGTACGCGTGCGGGATCTCGTTGCCGTGGGCAGTTCGACGGGCGGGCCCTCTGCGTACTCGCTGCGGAACATGGTTCCTCCTCGCGCGCGGGGCCGTCTCAGTACGACTTGGGCAGGCCCAGGGTCTGGTGGGAGACGTAGTTGAGAATCATCTCCCGGCTCACCGGGGCGATACGAGCCACACGCGCGGCCGTTATCAGCGAGGCGAGACCGAACTCGCGGGTGAGGCCGTTGCCGCCGAGGGTGTGCACGGCCTGGTCCACGGCCTTCACGCAGGCCTCCCCCGCCGCGTATTTGGCCATGTTGGCTGCCTCGCCGGCACCCATGTCGTCGCCCGTGTCGTACAGCCGGGCCGCCTTCTGCATCATCAGGCGCGCGAGTTGGAGGTCGATGTGCGCCTGGGCGAGGGGGTGGGCGATGGCCTGGTGGGCGCCGATGGGGGTGTTCCAGACCTGGCGGTCGCGGGCGTACTCGACGGCTTTCGCGAGGGCGTAGCGGCCCATGCCGATCGCGAAGGCGGCCGTCATGATGCGTTCGGGGTTGAGGCCCGCGAAGAGCTGGAGGAGTCCCGCGTCCTCGTCGCCGACGAGTGCGTCGGCGGGCAGCCGCACGTCGTCCAGGGTCAGCTCGAACTGCTTCTCGGCGGCGTCGAGTTCCATGTCGATGGGATGCCGGGTGAAGCCGGGTGCGTCACGCGGGACGATGAACAGGCAGGGCTTGAGGCGGCCGGTGCGGGCGTCCTCGGTGCGGCCGACGATGAGGGTCGCGTCCGCGACGTCGACGCCGGAGATGAAGACCTTGCGGCCGGTGAGGATCCAGTCTCCGGTGTCCTCGTCGCGGCGGGCGGTGGTCGTGATGCGGTGGCTGTTGGAGCCGGCGTCCGGTTCCGTGATGCCGAAGGCCATGAGGCGGGAGCCGTCGGCCAGGGCGGGGAGCCAGTGTTGTTTCTGGGCGTCTGTGCCGAAGCGGGCTATCACTGTGCCGCAGATGGCTGGTGAGACGACCAGCATGAGGAGGG
This region of Streptomyces caelestis genomic DNA includes:
- the pdxH gene encoding pyridoxamine 5'-phosphate oxidase; this translates as MTDRDAAPFDLASMRKQYRAEGLSETELAATPVEQFARWFKQAATDGGLFEPNAVIVSTADAEGRPSSRTVLLKHFDEQGFVFYTNYDSRKARDLAENPYISLLFPWHPMARQVIVTGIARRTGRDETAAYFRTRPHGSQLGAWASAQSSVIATRADIDGAYAELAARYPEGEQVPVPPNWGGFRVAPQTVEFWQGRENRLHDRLRYVERADGSWRVERLSP
- a CDS encoding TetR/AcrR family transcriptional regulator translates to MGGVSTVDRAERVPKQDRSRATRQRLLEAAVACLAEHGWAGSTVSVVAERAGVSRGAAQHHFPTREDLFTAAVEYVAEERSTALRALFPEGAAGDRHAVVAALVDLYTGPLFRAALHLWVAASDEDQLRPRVTELEARVGRETHRIAVDLLAADESVPGVRETVQGLLDMARGLGLANLLTDDSARRERVVEQWAGLLEQALGGVRD
- a CDS encoding enoyl-CoA hydratase family protein, whose translation is MTLVGRARARAVEILTLDSPHNRNALSAALVGELAEALTEAGQDTGVRAVVLTHTGNTFSAGADLRDPPPPEALVGLLRQIVELPKPVVARVTGHVRAGGLGLLAACDIAAASAEATFAFTEVRVGVAPAVISLPLLPRTDPRALARYYLTGERFDAAEAARTGLLTTHADDVDTALAPILDGLRRSAPDALTETKRLLTARVLETFDRDADGLTALSARLFSSPQAREGMTAFLERRDPAWVV
- a CDS encoding acyl-CoA dehydrogenase family protein, with protein sequence MDTEDHKALRQTVSALGNRHGRPHDPARLWSDAGTLGYLGVNLPEEYGGGGGGISELSIVLEELGAAGCPLLMLVVSPAICGTVIARFGTDAQKQHWLPALADGSRLMAFGITEPDAGSNSHRITTTARRDEDTGDWILTGRKVFISGVDVADATLIVGRTEDARTGRLKPCLFIVPRDAPGFTRHPIDMELDAAEKQFELTLDDVRLPADALVGDEDAGLLQLFAGLNPERIMTAAFAIGMGRYALAKAVEYARDRQVWNTPIGAHQAIAHPLAQAHIDLQLARLMMQKAARLYDTGDDMGAGEAANMAKYAAGEACVKAVDQAVHTLGGNGLTREFGLASLITAARVARIAPVSREMILNYVSHQTLGLPKSY